From a region of the Drosophila mauritiana strain mau12 chromosome 4, ASM438214v1, whole genome shotgun sequence genome:
- the LOC117146250 gene encoding probable cation-transporting ATPase 13A3 isoform X1, whose product MFASQSKACEINNSRSETVQLQPLPNHIEDLKFRNSDVETDDDHHFPGIAAKNKILKLSWWHSPVDMHYVATELVQPKKSDKVPSNKIKKVENNNTLVNGCSKTSARSVPLLQYNRPDQDGDSDENITSVLEPNVDEFYPKDSERLVDVSKPCTGLLNPDQEDQMKVCGYRRSLMRTGFCWACIFLTGGLLRLVLHWWRHLYLYATCSKCSLEEAEQVLVTEDYQGKHKMYHVKKIQVLTSSNLKTLLEKEQQSIESTHIECDHVENVLQLSVHFNSAQFKKCSSIRIFRCKQLVYAWNNNINSFQRINGLDLNIPCSYYHQQRGLTVHEQISRRIVFGDNEITVPLRDFKTLLFLEVLNPFYVFQLFSVILWFTYDYYYYACVILLMSIFGITVSVLQTKKNQDLLQKTVYNTGNAWVVDHKGLSKELPTRAIVPGDIIEIPSSGCTLHCDAILISGNCILDESMLTGESVPVTKTPLPSKRDMIFDKTEHARHTLFCGTKVIQTRYIGSKKVLAFVINTGNITAKGELIRSILYPPPVDYKFEQDSYKFIQFLAIIACVGFIYTLVTKILRGTDPVKIAVESLDLITIVVPPALPAAMTVGRFYAQKRLKTSEIFCISPRSINVAGSINCCCFDKTGTLTEDGLDMWGVVPKSSTNQFQIPLKSIDRLPFDHFLFGMVTCHSITILNGKMMGDPLDLKMFQSTGWELEDSNNIPDTEKYGILYPTILRQPRVGLSGMAEADCESKNEIKRQSSVDDLLATVGISPSQKNFDHGIVREFPFTSALQRMSVVTRCLSDQVFNVYCKGSPEMLKKLCTPQSLPDNYSQQLSEFAKKGYRIIAIAFKALSHKMNYTKVQRLSREEVENNMEFLGFVILENRLKPDTAKVINALNTAKIRTIMITGDNILTAISVARDCGIVSPSQAVITVHADPIGDSANFQTNTGTECNFDNSSDKHYKLHYTLDFGSKTSRAYLFKSSFNSNLFDRETPEFTAHVGKTIFHMESTNSLVNESSSSYAESCLPTSDSLASVKTIDTWTHNDAELGIKHTPDESWRQECIFAMDGKTWQIVKDHFPEEMEILLTRGSIYARMSPDQKQALVIELQNLDYCVAMCGDGANDCGALKVAHAGISLSETEASIASPFTSRNPTISAVLKVIKEGRAALVTSFGIFKYMAAYSLVQFISVMILYSIDSNLTDKQYLYVDLGLISIFAFFFGKTESFDGKLVEQVPLSSLISYTPLASLLLHLTVVTAFQVTCWIHLHQQPWFKPFEPAGEDHLGCYENYTMFCISSFQYIILAFVFSKGAPYRKPLWSNWPLCLAFIVNLCIIVYLVLYPCDWVATFFQLIVPPTMRFRYVMLAYGAASFMCHIFVESFLVEYLVFKKYQVQREKNWVTSKQKYMRLEHDISNIKNWPPITEVYEPNNLTDWETEQPTYVSLHAEQNHDTQLGKFPGFC is encoded by the exons ATGTTCGCAAGTCAGAGCAAGGCTTGTGAGATTAATAATTCTCGAAGTGAGACAGTGCAGCTACAACCCTTACCAAATCATATTGAAGATCTAAAATTTAGAAATTCGGATGTTGAAACGGATGATGATCATCACTTCCCTGGAATTgcagctaaaaataaaatcttgAAGCTTAGCTGGTGGCATTCTCCTGTTGATATGCATTATGTTGCGACAGAATTAGTGCAACCAAAAAAAAGTGATAAAGTACCgagcaataaaataaaaaaagttgAGAACAATAATACTTTAGTTAATGGTTGTAGTAAAACTTCAGCAAGATCGGTTCCGTTACTCCAATATAATCGTCCAGACCAGGATGGGGACAGCGACGAAAACATAACAAGCGTTCTTGAGCCAAACGTTGATGAATTCTATCCTAAAGACTCAGAACGGCTTGTGGATG TTTCAAAACCATGTACTGGACTATTAAATCCAGATCAGGAGGATCAAATGAAAGTATGCGGTTATCGTCGTTCTCTTATGCGAACTGGTTTTTGTTGGGCATGTATCTTCTTAACTGGAGGTCTGTTGCGCCTCGTGTTACATTGGTGGCgtcatttatatttatatgccACTTGCTCTAAATGTTCATTGGAGGAGGCAGAACAGGTTTTGGTAACAGAGGATTATCAAGGAAAGCACAAAATGTACCATGTAAAGAAAATTCAAGTCCTAACGTCAAGCAACCTTAA GACACTCTTGGAAAAGGAACAGCAGTCCATAGAAAGCACTCATATAGAATGCGATCATGTAGAAAACGTCTTGCAACTGTCAGTTCATTTTAACTCGGCCCAATTTAAAA aatgCTCATCAATACGAATTTTTCGCTGCAAGCAATTGGTTTATGCTTGGAACAATAATATAAATAGTTTTCAAAGGATAAATGGACTCGACCTAAATATTCCGTGTTCATATTATCACCAACAGCGTGGATTAACTGTACATGAACAGATTTCAAGGCGAATTGTTTTCGGAGACAATGAGATAACTGTACCATTGCGAGATTTCAAGACATTGCTGTTCTTAGAAGTACTTAATCCTTTTTAcgtttttcaattattttctGTAATTCTGTGGTTTACATATGATTACTATTACTATGCTTGCGTAATACTCTTGATGTCCATTTTTGGTATAACAGTGTCTGTTTTGCAAACGAAAAAG aatcaGGATTTGCTCCAAAAAACAGTATATAACACTGGTAATGCTTGGGTTGTTGATCATAAAGGACTGTCTAAAGAGCTTCCAACGCGAGCGATAGTACCTGGGGACATCATTGAAATACCGTCATCAGGCTGTACCCTGCATTGCGATGCAATCTTAATATCAGGAAACTGCATTCTAGATGAGTCTATGCTTACTGGTGAAAGTGTGCCAGTAACCAAAACTCCTCTACCGTCGAAACGTGACATGATTTTTGATAAAACAGAGCATGCCAGACATACTCTTTTTTGTGGCACAAAGGTTATTCAGACTCGTTATATTGGCTCGAAAAAAGTATTGGCATTTGTAATAAACACTGGAAACATAACGGCAAAAGGAGAACTTATACGTTCTATTCTTTACCCCCCCCCTGTTGACTACAAGTTTGAACAAGATTCGTACAAATTTATCCAGTTTCTGGCAATAATAGCATGTGTAGGATTTATTTATACGCTTGTAACTAAA ATCTTGCGTGGAACGGATCCTGTTAAAATAGCAGTTGAATCACTGGACCTTATCACAATTGTAGTCCCACCAGCACTTCCAGCGGCAATGACAGTCGGTCGATTTTATGCACAAAAGCGGCTAAAGACTagtgaaatattttgcatttctCCTAGGTCTATAAATGTGGCAGGAAGTAtaaattgttgttgctttgaCAAG ACTGGTACTCTTACGGAAGATGGACTTGATATGTGGGGGGTTGTGCCCAAATCATCAACTAATCAATTTCAAATTCCTTTAAAAAGTATTGATCGATTGCCATTCGATCACTTCCTTTTCGGTATGGTAACGTGTCATTCTATAACAATATTGAACGGCAAAATGATGGGCGACCCATTGGATTTAAAAATGTTCCAGTCTACAGGATGGGAACTAGAAGATTCAAATAACATACCTGATACTGAAAAATATGGTATTCTTTATCCAACAATTTTAAGACAGCCAAGAGTTGGCCTTTCCGGTATGGCTGAAGCAGATTGTGAAtctaaaaatgaaattaagcGGCAATCCTCTGTAGACGATTTACTAGCCACTGTTGGAATCTCGCCATCACAAAAGAATTTTGATCATGGTATCGTTCGAGAATTTCCATTTACTTCAGCTCTTCAGCGGATGTCTGTTGTTACTCGTTGCCTTAGTGACCAAGTATTTAATGTTTACTGCAAAGGTTCTCCCGAGATGTTGAAAAAACTTTGTACGCCACAAAGTTTACCAGATAATTATTCGCAACAACTATCGGAATTTGCAAAAAAAGGATACCGAATCATTGCCATTGCTTTTAAAGCTCTTTCCCACAAGATGAACTATACAAAAGTACAGCGTTTATCTCGAGAAGAGGTTGAAAACAACATGGaatttttgggttttgttaTACTTGAGAATCGCCTTAAACCAGATACTGCTAAAGTAATAAATGCGCTAAACACAGCCAAAATTCGAACTATAATGATAACAGGCGATAATATTTTAACTGCAATAAGCGTTGCTCGGGATTGTGGCATAGTAAGTCCCTCGCAAGCAGTTATAACTGTGCATGCAGATCCAATTGGCGACAGTGCAAACTTCCAAACTAATACCGGTACAGAGTGTAATTTTGATAATAGTTCAGATAAACACTACAAGTTGCACTACACCTTAGATTTTGGTAGCAAGACGTCTCGGGCATATCTATTTAAATCAAGCTTTAATAGTAACCTTTTTGACCGGGAAACACCTGAATTCACGGCCCACGTTGGAAAAACTATTTTTCATATGGAGTCGACGAATTCATTAGTTAACGAATCGAGTTCTAGTTACGCAGAAAGTTGTTTGCCGACAAGCGATAGTTTGGCCAGTGTAAAAACTATAGACACTTGGACCCACAATGATGCTGAGCTTGGTATAAAACACACACCAGACGAAAGCTGGCGACAAGAATGTATATTTGCAATGGATGGTAAGACTTGGCAAATTGTAAAAGATCACTTTCCAGAGGAAATGGAAATTCTATTGACACGGGGTTCTATTTACGCCCGAATGTCACCCGATCAGAAACAGGCACTAGTTATAGAACTTCAAAACTTGGACTATTGCGTTGCCATGTGCGGTGATGGAGCCAATGACTGTGGTGCACTGAAGGTGGCTCACGCTGGTATTTCCTTAAGCGAGACTGAAGCATCCATAGCATCGCCATTTACTTCACGAAATCCCACAATTTCGGCGGTTTTAAAAGTTATTAAGGAAGGACGCGCTGCATTGGTCACATCGTTTGGTATTTTCAAGTATATGGCAGCCTATTCGCTGGTTCAGTTCATATCTGTTATGATTTTGTATTCCATCGACTCCAATTTGACGGACAAGCAGTATCTATATGTCGATCTTGGACTTATATCAATATTTGCCTTCTTTTTTGGTAAAACCGAATCATTTGATGGAAAGCTGGTGGAACAAGTTCCACTTAGTTCATTAATATCCTACACGCCATTAGCTTCCCTTTTACTACATCTTACTGTTGTAACAGCATTTCAGGTGACTt GTTGGATTCATCTGCATCAACAGCCGTGGTTTAAACCTTTCGAGCCTGCGGGTGAAGATCATTTAGGTTGCTATGAAAACTATACAATGTTCTGCATATCTAGTTTCCAGTATATTATTCTAGCTTTTGTTTTCTCAAAGGGTGCGCCATACAGAAAACCACTGTGGTCGAATTGGCCACTGTGTCTAGCatttattgtaaatttgtGCATTATTGTATATTTGGTTCTTTACCCCTGCGATTGGGTAGCCACCTTTTTTCAGCTTATTGTACCTCCTACCATGAGATTTCGATACGTTATGCTTGCATACGGAGCAGCATCATTTATGTGTCATATTTTTGTCGAGTCATTTTTGGTTGAATATCTAGTGTTCAAAAAATACCAAGTACAGCGAGAGAAAAACTGGGTCACATCGAAGCAAAAATACATGCGTCTAGAGCATGatatatcaaatataaaaaactggCCACCTATAACTGAAGTCTATGAACCAAATAATTTAACAGACTGGGAAACAGAACAGCCCACATATGTAAGTTTGCACGCTGAACAAAACCATGATACGCAGCTTGGAAAATTTCCGGGATTTTGTtag
- the LOC117146322 gene encoding forkhead transcription factor HCM1: MSYHITSSATRNVTLQSCMEENSFSQEAEDSDEERELTNLNWLLRNQNLTWPKTIDYNPTDILNSKRNAEPTHKSRDHDKHIKMFYSTRERTDKISHIILGANAQKSITKRPTASERFETFVNKVKRDLTEYEKLASKYETDVTEKPPFNYSHIIGMAMLQNGRITLQQLCSWIEAKFAFFRVRKKWNNSIRHNLSLHHCFRNRKREERGKGGYWELGVDPKKCDRKRIRNRKILHPTENQTAKFQYEHLTEIQQANSARQNHARFVQKSKTSSLPEKSEANIFNIVPHEEPNIADKNDEQRQLRRINKEDILKKKSELDTIISSTESFLTEPQNLNCFFSNKTDTTNTPIPAEKNFCTFNNFYSEMTPVLASNSNIVEDQNLSNDVSCPSHACNITINYDYTNFQPIVDSIAEQFQCLHDSAEYDRNDDILENLLDVCVTHY, from the exons ATGTCATACCACATTACTTCTTCGGCAACACGGAATGTTACATTACAATCATGTATGGAAGAGAATTCATTCTCACAAGAAGCAGAGGACTCCGACGAGGAACGCGAGCTAACCAACCTTAATTGGCTTTTGAGGAATCAAAATTTAACTTGGCCGAAAACCATTGATTACAACCCAACCGATATTTTAAATTCGAAAAGGAACGCAGAACCAACTCACAAGTCAAGAGACCATGATAAACATATCAAAATGTTTTATTCTACGCGTGAACGCACAGATAAAATATCCCATATAATTTTAGGGGCTAATGCGCAAAAATCTATAACAAAGAGACCAACTGCGTCAGAACGCTTTGAAACATTCGTCAATAAAGTTAAAAG AGACTTAACAGAATATGAAAAGTTGGCTAGCAAGTATGAAACCGACGTGACCGAGAAACCGCCTTTTAATTATTCACATATAATTGGAATGGCTATGTTACAAAATGGGCGAATAACTTTACAACAATTATGTTCTTGGATAGAGGCCaagtttgcattttttagaGTTCGAAAGAAATGGAAT AATTCCATTAGGCATAATTTATCATTGCACCATTGCTTTCGTAACCGAAAAAGAGAAGAAAGGGGAAAAGGTGGTTACTGGGAGCTGGGAGTCGACCCAAAAAAATGTGACCGGAAACGAATTCGAAATAGAAAAATTTTGCATCCAACGGAAAATCAAACTGCTAAGTTCCAGTATGAACACTTAACAGAAATACAACAAGCCAACTCTGCTCGGCAAAATCATGCAAGATTCGTTCAAAAATCGAAGACAAGTAGTCTTCCAGAAAAATCTGAAGCAAATATCTTTAATATCGTGCCCCATGAAGAACCTAATATAGCTGATAAAAATGATGAGCAACGTCAGTTACGAAGAATAAATAAAGAGGACATTTTAAAAAAGAAGTCTGAGCTTGACACTATTATATCGAGTACTGAATCATTTTTAACAGAACCTCAAAACTTAAACTGTTTTTTTTCCAACAAGACGGATACTACCAACACG CCCATTCCTGCAGAAAAGAATTTCTGCACATTCAATAATTTCTATTCCGAAATGACACCTGTGCTTGCTTCAAATTCAAATATCGTAGAAGACCaaaatttatcaaatgatGTATCCTGTCCTAGCCATGCATGCAACATAACAATCAATTATGATTACACTAACTTTCAACCAATAGTAGATAGCATTGCCGAGCAGTTCCAATGCCTGCATGATAGCGCTGAGTATGATCGAAACGACGACATCTTAGAAAACCTTCTTGATGTTTGTGTTACGCACTATTAA
- the LOC117146250 gene encoding probable cation-transporting ATPase 13A3 isoform X2: protein MTPHNNSKVSKPCTGLLNPDQEDQMKVCGYRRSLMRTGFCWACIFLTGGLLRLVLHWWRHLYLYATCSKCSLEEAEQVLVTEDYQGKHKMYHVKKIQVLTSSNLKTLLEKEQQSIESTHIECDHVENVLQLSVHFNSAQFKKCSSIRIFRCKQLVYAWNNNINSFQRINGLDLNIPCSYYHQQRGLTVHEQISRRIVFGDNEITVPLRDFKTLLFLEVLNPFYVFQLFSVILWFTYDYYYYACVILLMSIFGITVSVLQTKKNQDLLQKTVYNTGNAWVVDHKGLSKELPTRAIVPGDIIEIPSSGCTLHCDAILISGNCILDESMLTGESVPVTKTPLPSKRDMIFDKTEHARHTLFCGTKVIQTRYIGSKKVLAFVINTGNITAKGELIRSILYPPPVDYKFEQDSYKFIQFLAIIACVGFIYTLVTKILRGTDPVKIAVESLDLITIVVPPALPAAMTVGRFYAQKRLKTSEIFCISPRSINVAGSINCCCFDKTGTLTEDGLDMWGVVPKSSTNQFQIPLKSIDRLPFDHFLFGMVTCHSITILNGKMMGDPLDLKMFQSTGWELEDSNNIPDTEKYGILYPTILRQPRVGLSGMAEADCESKNEIKRQSSVDDLLATVGISPSQKNFDHGIVREFPFTSALQRMSVVTRCLSDQVFNVYCKGSPEMLKKLCTPQSLPDNYSQQLSEFAKKGYRIIAIAFKALSHKMNYTKVQRLSREEVENNMEFLGFVILENRLKPDTAKVINALNTAKIRTIMITGDNILTAISVARDCGIVSPSQAVITVHADPIGDSANFQTNTGTECNFDNSSDKHYKLHYTLDFGSKTSRAYLFKSSFNSNLFDRETPEFTAHVGKTIFHMESTNSLVNESSSSYAESCLPTSDSLASVKTIDTWTHNDAELGIKHTPDESWRQECIFAMDGKTWQIVKDHFPEEMEILLTRGSIYARMSPDQKQALVIELQNLDYCVAMCGDGANDCGALKVAHAGISLSETEASIASPFTSRNPTISAVLKVIKEGRAALVTSFGIFKYMAAYSLVQFISVMILYSIDSNLTDKQYLYVDLGLISIFAFFFGKTESFDGKLVEQVPLSSLISYTPLASLLLHLTVVTAFQVTCWIHLHQQPWFKPFEPAGEDHLGCYENYTMFCISSFQYIILAFVFSKGAPYRKPLWSNWPLCLAFIVNLCIIVYLVLYPCDWVATFFQLIVPPTMRFRYVMLAYGAASFMCHIFVESFLVEYLVFKKYQVQREKNWVTSKQKYMRLEHDISNIKNWPPITEVYEPNNLTDWETEQPTYVSLHAEQNHDTQLGKFPGFC, encoded by the exons atgacACCCCACAATAATTCAAAAG TTTCAAAACCATGTACTGGACTATTAAATCCAGATCAGGAGGATCAAATGAAAGTATGCGGTTATCGTCGTTCTCTTATGCGAACTGGTTTTTGTTGGGCATGTATCTTCTTAACTGGAGGTCTGTTGCGCCTCGTGTTACATTGGTGGCgtcatttatatttatatgccACTTGCTCTAAATGTTCATTGGAGGAGGCAGAACAGGTTTTGGTAACAGAGGATTATCAAGGAAAGCACAAAATGTACCATGTAAAGAAAATTCAAGTCCTAACGTCAAGCAACCTTAA GACACTCTTGGAAAAGGAACAGCAGTCCATAGAAAGCACTCATATAGAATGCGATCATGTAGAAAACGTCTTGCAACTGTCAGTTCATTTTAACTCGGCCCAATTTAAAA aatgCTCATCAATACGAATTTTTCGCTGCAAGCAATTGGTTTATGCTTGGAACAATAATATAAATAGTTTTCAAAGGATAAATGGACTCGACCTAAATATTCCGTGTTCATATTATCACCAACAGCGTGGATTAACTGTACATGAACAGATTTCAAGGCGAATTGTTTTCGGAGACAATGAGATAACTGTACCATTGCGAGATTTCAAGACATTGCTGTTCTTAGAAGTACTTAATCCTTTTTAcgtttttcaattattttctGTAATTCTGTGGTTTACATATGATTACTATTACTATGCTTGCGTAATACTCTTGATGTCCATTTTTGGTATAACAGTGTCTGTTTTGCAAACGAAAAAG aatcaGGATTTGCTCCAAAAAACAGTATATAACACTGGTAATGCTTGGGTTGTTGATCATAAAGGACTGTCTAAAGAGCTTCCAACGCGAGCGATAGTACCTGGGGACATCATTGAAATACCGTCATCAGGCTGTACCCTGCATTGCGATGCAATCTTAATATCAGGAAACTGCATTCTAGATGAGTCTATGCTTACTGGTGAAAGTGTGCCAGTAACCAAAACTCCTCTACCGTCGAAACGTGACATGATTTTTGATAAAACAGAGCATGCCAGACATACTCTTTTTTGTGGCACAAAGGTTATTCAGACTCGTTATATTGGCTCGAAAAAAGTATTGGCATTTGTAATAAACACTGGAAACATAACGGCAAAAGGAGAACTTATACGTTCTATTCTTTACCCCCCCCCTGTTGACTACAAGTTTGAACAAGATTCGTACAAATTTATCCAGTTTCTGGCAATAATAGCATGTGTAGGATTTATTTATACGCTTGTAACTAAA ATCTTGCGTGGAACGGATCCTGTTAAAATAGCAGTTGAATCACTGGACCTTATCACAATTGTAGTCCCACCAGCACTTCCAGCGGCAATGACAGTCGGTCGATTTTATGCACAAAAGCGGCTAAAGACTagtgaaatattttgcatttctCCTAGGTCTATAAATGTGGCAGGAAGTAtaaattgttgttgctttgaCAAG ACTGGTACTCTTACGGAAGATGGACTTGATATGTGGGGGGTTGTGCCCAAATCATCAACTAATCAATTTCAAATTCCTTTAAAAAGTATTGATCGATTGCCATTCGATCACTTCCTTTTCGGTATGGTAACGTGTCATTCTATAACAATATTGAACGGCAAAATGATGGGCGACCCATTGGATTTAAAAATGTTCCAGTCTACAGGATGGGAACTAGAAGATTCAAATAACATACCTGATACTGAAAAATATGGTATTCTTTATCCAACAATTTTAAGACAGCCAAGAGTTGGCCTTTCCGGTATGGCTGAAGCAGATTGTGAAtctaaaaatgaaattaagcGGCAATCCTCTGTAGACGATTTACTAGCCACTGTTGGAATCTCGCCATCACAAAAGAATTTTGATCATGGTATCGTTCGAGAATTTCCATTTACTTCAGCTCTTCAGCGGATGTCTGTTGTTACTCGTTGCCTTAGTGACCAAGTATTTAATGTTTACTGCAAAGGTTCTCCCGAGATGTTGAAAAAACTTTGTACGCCACAAAGTTTACCAGATAATTATTCGCAACAACTATCGGAATTTGCAAAAAAAGGATACCGAATCATTGCCATTGCTTTTAAAGCTCTTTCCCACAAGATGAACTATACAAAAGTACAGCGTTTATCTCGAGAAGAGGTTGAAAACAACATGGaatttttgggttttgttaTACTTGAGAATCGCCTTAAACCAGATACTGCTAAAGTAATAAATGCGCTAAACACAGCCAAAATTCGAACTATAATGATAACAGGCGATAATATTTTAACTGCAATAAGCGTTGCTCGGGATTGTGGCATAGTAAGTCCCTCGCAAGCAGTTATAACTGTGCATGCAGATCCAATTGGCGACAGTGCAAACTTCCAAACTAATACCGGTACAGAGTGTAATTTTGATAATAGTTCAGATAAACACTACAAGTTGCACTACACCTTAGATTTTGGTAGCAAGACGTCTCGGGCATATCTATTTAAATCAAGCTTTAATAGTAACCTTTTTGACCGGGAAACACCTGAATTCACGGCCCACGTTGGAAAAACTATTTTTCATATGGAGTCGACGAATTCATTAGTTAACGAATCGAGTTCTAGTTACGCAGAAAGTTGTTTGCCGACAAGCGATAGTTTGGCCAGTGTAAAAACTATAGACACTTGGACCCACAATGATGCTGAGCTTGGTATAAAACACACACCAGACGAAAGCTGGCGACAAGAATGTATATTTGCAATGGATGGTAAGACTTGGCAAATTGTAAAAGATCACTTTCCAGAGGAAATGGAAATTCTATTGACACGGGGTTCTATTTACGCCCGAATGTCACCCGATCAGAAACAGGCACTAGTTATAGAACTTCAAAACTTGGACTATTGCGTTGCCATGTGCGGTGATGGAGCCAATGACTGTGGTGCACTGAAGGTGGCTCACGCTGGTATTTCCTTAAGCGAGACTGAAGCATCCATAGCATCGCCATTTACTTCACGAAATCCCACAATTTCGGCGGTTTTAAAAGTTATTAAGGAAGGACGCGCTGCATTGGTCACATCGTTTGGTATTTTCAAGTATATGGCAGCCTATTCGCTGGTTCAGTTCATATCTGTTATGATTTTGTATTCCATCGACTCCAATTTGACGGACAAGCAGTATCTATATGTCGATCTTGGACTTATATCAATATTTGCCTTCTTTTTTGGTAAAACCGAATCATTTGATGGAAAGCTGGTGGAACAAGTTCCACTTAGTTCATTAATATCCTACACGCCATTAGCTTCCCTTTTACTACATCTTACTGTTGTAACAGCATTTCAGGTGACTt GTTGGATTCATCTGCATCAACAGCCGTGGTTTAAACCTTTCGAGCCTGCGGGTGAAGATCATTTAGGTTGCTATGAAAACTATACAATGTTCTGCATATCTAGTTTCCAGTATATTATTCTAGCTTTTGTTTTCTCAAAGGGTGCGCCATACAGAAAACCACTGTGGTCGAATTGGCCACTGTGTCTAGCatttattgtaaatttgtGCATTATTGTATATTTGGTTCTTTACCCCTGCGATTGGGTAGCCACCTTTTTTCAGCTTATTGTACCTCCTACCATGAGATTTCGATACGTTATGCTTGCATACGGAGCAGCATCATTTATGTGTCATATTTTTGTCGAGTCATTTTTGGTTGAATATCTAGTGTTCAAAAAATACCAAGTACAGCGAGAGAAAAACTGGGTCACATCGAAGCAAAAATACATGCGTCTAGAGCATGatatatcaaatataaaaaactggCCACCTATAACTGAAGTCTATGAACCAAATAATTTAACAGACTGGGAAACAGAACAGCCCACATATGTAAGTTTGCACGCTGAACAAAACCATGATACGCAGCTTGGAAAATTTCCGGGATTTTGTtag
- the LOC117146251 gene encoding probable cation-transporting ATPase W08D2.5, whose translation MITGDNILSPLQAVITVHADPIGDSANFQTNTGTECNFDNSSDKHYKLHYTLDFGSKTSRAYLFKSSFNSNLFDRETPEFTAHVGKTIFHMESTNSLVNESSSSYAESCLPTSDSLASVKTIDTWTHNDAELGIKHTPDESWRQECIFAMDGKTWQIVKDHFPEEMEILLTRGSIYARMSPDQKQALVIELQNLDYCVAMCGDGANDCGALKVAHAGISLSETEASIASPFTSRNPTISAVLKVIKEGRAALVTSFGIFKYMAAYSLVQFISVMILYSIDSNLTDKQYLYVDLGLISIFAFFFGKTESFDGKLVEQVPLSSLISYTPLASLLLHLTVVTAFQVTCWIHLHQQPWFKPFEPAGEDHLGCYENYTMFCISSFQYIILAFVFSKGALG comes from the exons ATGATAACAGGCGATAATATTTTAAGTCCCTTGCAAGCAGTTATAACTGTGCATGCAGATCCAATTGGCGACAGTGCAAACTTCCAAACTAATACCGGTACAGAGTGTAATTTTGATAATAGTTCAGATAAACACTACAAGTTGCACTACACCTTAGATTTTGGTAGCAAGACGTCTCGGGCATATCTATTTAAATCAAGCTTTAATAGTAACCTTTTTGACCGGGAAACACCTGAATTCACGGCCCACGTTGGAAAAACTATTTTTCATATGGAGTCGACGAATTCATTAGTTAACGAATCGAGTTCTAGTTACGCAGAAAGTTGTTTGCCGACAAGCGATAGTTTGGCCAGTGTAAAAACTATAGACACTTGGACCCACAATGATGCTGAGCTTGGTATAAAACACACACCAGACGAAAGCTGGCGACAAGAATGTATATTTGCAATGGATGGTAAGACTTGGCAAATTGTAAAAGATCACTTTCCAGAGGAAATGGAAATTCTATTGACACGGGGTTCTATTTACGCCCGAATGTCACCCGATCAGAAACAGGCACTAGTTATAGAACTTCAAAACTTGGACTATTGCGTTGCCATGTGCGGTGATGGAGCCAATGACTGTGGTGCACTGAAGGTGGCTCACGCTGGTATTTCCTTAAGCGAGACTGAAGCATCCATAGCATCGCCATTTACTTCACGAAATCCCACAATTTCGGCGGTTTTAAAAGTTATTAAGGAAGGACGCGCTGCATTGGTCACATCGTTTGGTATTTTCAAGTATATGGCAGCCTATTCGCTGGTTCAGTTCATATCTGTTATGATTTTGTATTCCATCGACTCCAATTTGACGGACAAGCAGTATCTATATGTCGATCTTGGACTTATATCAATATTTGCCTTCTTTTTTGGTAAAACCGAATCATTTGATGGAAAGCTGGTGGAACAAGTTCCACTTAGTTCATTAATATCCTACACGCCATTAGCTTCCCTTTTACTACATCTTACTGTTGTAACAGCATTTCAGGTGACTt GTTGGATTCATCTGCATCAACAGCCGTGGTTTAAACCTTTCGAGCCTGCGGGTGAAGATCATTTAGGTTGCTATGAAAACTATACAATGTTCTGCATATCTAGTTTCCAGTATATTATTCTAGCTTTTGTTTTCTCCAAGGGTGCGCTAGGTTGA